In a single window of the Pseudoxanthomonas sp. F37 genome:
- a CDS encoding prolyl oligopeptidase family serine peptidase — translation MPRLTHACLAAGLAVAGALSAPVHAKEADVSNDPHAWLEEVEGQKQLDWVRGVNARAEAEIAATPAFKQLEADIRAILDSDAKIPGVQKIGDYYYNFWKDKQHERGVWRRTTLAEYRKAQPQWETVLDLDALNKAEGKNWVWHGADCRKPDYTRCLIALSRGGADADETREFDLVNKKFLPDGFYRPEAKGGLGWKDADTVYVYTDFGNGTMTSSGYPRIAKEWKRGTPLDSATVVYEGKPDDMYIAAFHDDTPGFQRDFVSRTLAFYNDELYLRRADGTLARIDAPNSANKGVHKQWLTLELREPWTVGGKTYAAGSLLAARFDDFMAGKREFDVLFAPSDKTSLAGFTWTKSHLVLNVLEDVKNRLSVLTPSASGWTTSAFTGAPSFGTVGVSDVDSDDSDAVWLTVTDYLTPTTLSLAEIGQPPEQLKSMPAFFDASGKKIEQHFATSRDGTKVPYFLVRPEGLKYDGSTPTLLYGYGGFEISLTPGYSGGVGKGWLEKGGVYAVANIRGGGEYGPRWHQAALKANRHKAYEDFAAVAQDLIARKITSPKRLGIQGGSNGGLLTGNMLTQYPELFGAVVVQVPLLDMKRYSHLLAGASWMAEYGNPDTADWEFIQTFSPYHLFDAKKDYPPTLFMTSTRDDRVHPGHARKMAAKMLEAGKDVRYYENIEGGHGGAANNAQAAHMSALAYTFLWQQLSK, via the coding sequence ATGCCCAGACTGACCCACGCCTGCCTGGCCGCCGGCCTCGCCGTTGCGGGCGCCCTGTCCGCCCCTGTCCACGCGAAGGAGGCTGACGTGTCCAACGACCCGCATGCGTGGCTGGAAGAGGTCGAAGGCCAGAAACAGCTCGACTGGGTGAGGGGCGTGAACGCCAGGGCCGAGGCCGAGATCGCGGCCACGCCGGCGTTCAAGCAACTGGAAGCGGACATCCGCGCCATCCTGGATTCCGACGCCAAGATCCCCGGCGTGCAGAAGATCGGCGACTACTACTACAACTTCTGGAAGGACAAGCAGCATGAGCGCGGCGTCTGGCGCCGCACCACGCTGGCCGAGTACCGCAAGGCGCAGCCGCAGTGGGAGACCGTGCTGGACCTGGACGCGCTGAACAAGGCCGAGGGCAAGAACTGGGTCTGGCACGGTGCGGATTGCCGCAAACCGGACTACACCCGCTGCCTGATCGCGCTGTCGCGCGGCGGCGCCGACGCGGACGAGACCCGCGAGTTCGATCTGGTCAACAAGAAGTTCCTTCCCGATGGCTTCTACCGCCCGGAAGCCAAGGGCGGCCTGGGCTGGAAGGACGCCGACACCGTCTACGTCTACACCGACTTCGGCAACGGCACCATGACCAGCTCCGGCTATCCGCGCATCGCCAAGGAATGGAAGCGCGGCACGCCGCTGGACAGCGCCACCGTCGTCTACGAAGGCAAGCCGGACGACATGTACATCGCCGCGTTCCACGACGACACGCCGGGCTTCCAGCGCGATTTCGTCAGCCGCACGCTGGCCTTCTACAACGACGAACTGTACCTGCGCCGTGCCGACGGCACGCTGGCCAGGATCGACGCGCCCAACTCGGCCAACAAGGGCGTGCACAAGCAATGGCTGACCCTGGAACTGCGCGAGCCGTGGACGGTCGGCGGCAAGACCTATGCCGCCGGCAGCCTGCTGGCGGCCAGGTTCGACGACTTCATGGCCGGCAAGCGCGAGTTCGACGTGCTGTTCGCGCCGAGCGACAAGACCTCGCTGGCAGGCTTCACCTGGACGAAGAGCCATCTGGTGCTCAACGTGCTGGAGGACGTGAAGAACCGCCTCAGCGTGCTGACGCCGTCGGCCTCGGGCTGGACGACCAGCGCCTTCACCGGCGCGCCGTCCTTCGGCACCGTCGGGGTCAGCGACGTGGACAGCGACGACAGCGATGCGGTGTGGCTGACCGTCACCGATTACCTGACCCCGACCACGCTGTCGCTGGCCGAAATCGGCCAGCCGCCCGAGCAGCTGAAATCGATGCCCGCCTTCTTCGATGCCTCGGGCAAGAAGATCGAGCAGCACTTCGCCACGTCCCGGGACGGCACCAAGGTACCGTACTTCCTGGTCCGCCCCGAAGGCCTGAAGTACGACGGCAGCACGCCGACCCTGCTGTACGGCTACGGCGGCTTCGAGATCTCGCTGACCCCAGGCTACTCCGGCGGCGTCGGCAAGGGCTGGCTGGAGAAGGGTGGCGTCTATGCCGTCGCCAATATCCGCGGCGGCGGCGAGTACGGCCCGCGCTGGCACCAGGCCGCGCTGAAGGCCAACCGTCACAAGGCGTACGAAGACTTCGCCGCAGTGGCGCAGGACCTGATCGCCCGCAAGATCACCTCGCCCAAGCGCCTGGGCATCCAGGGCGGCAGCAACGGCGGCCTGCTGACCGGCAACATGCTGACCCAGTATCCGGAGCTGTTCGGTGCGGTGGTCGTGCAGGTCCCGCTGCTGGACATGAAGCGCTACAGCCACCTGCTGGCGGGCGCGTCGTGGATGGCCGAGTACGGCAATCCCGATACCGCCGACTGGGAATTCATCCAGACCTTCTCGCCGTACCACCTGTTCGATGCGAAGAAGGACTACCCGCCCACGCTGTTCATGACCTCCACCCGCGACGACCGCGTCCACCCGGGCCACGCCCGCAAGATGGCCGCCAAGATGCTGGAAGCGGGCAAGGACGTGCGCTATTACGAGAACATCGAAGGTGGCCACGGCGGCGCGGCCAACAACGCCCAGGCCGCGCACATGAGCGCGCTGGCCTACACCTTCCTCTGGCAGCAGCTGTCCAAGTGA
- a CDS encoding lipocalin family protein, with protein sequence MSMVFFPRATRCILMALVLALAAGCASRGEARREADALDLPRFMGTWHVVAHIPYFAERGHVAARYEYRFRDSDKVGVAYHYREAFDQPEQVREARASVKDGSGNREWTLWFVGVVPAKWRIVDVAPDYSWALADYPGRDMGWILARDPLMDDARYEALVKRARDHGINARQLVRVPQVPEQVGRPGFGEPKGP encoded by the coding sequence ATGTCCATGGTGTTTTTCCCCCGCGCGACCCGTTGCATCCTGATGGCCCTGGTGTTGGCCCTGGCCGCCGGCTGCGCCAGCCGTGGCGAGGCGCGCCGCGAGGCCGACGCCCTGGACCTGCCCCGCTTCATGGGCACCTGGCACGTGGTGGCGCACATCCCCTACTTCGCCGAGCGCGGCCATGTGGCCGCGCGTTACGAATACCGTTTCCGCGACAGCGACAAGGTCGGCGTGGCCTACCACTATCGCGAAGCCTTCGACCAGCCCGAGCAGGTGCGCGAAGCCCGCGCGTCGGTGAAGGACGGGTCGGGCAATCGCGAGTGGACCTTGTGGTTCGTCGGCGTGGTGCCCGCCAAGTGGCGCATCGTCGATGTGGCGCCGGATTACTCCTGGGCGCTGGCGGACTATCCGGGCCGCGACATGGGCTGGATCCTGGCCCGCGACCCGCTGATGGACGACGCCCGGTACGAGGCCCTGGTGAAGCGGGCGCGCGACCATGGGATCAATGCCCGCCAGCTGGTGCGCGTACCGCAGGTGCCGGAACAGGTGGGCAGGCCGGGCTTCGGGGAACCGAAGGGGCCGTGA
- a CDS encoding YafY family protein, producing MDKIERITALHRILKAARYPVTVKRLQEELGCSRATVYRDLAYLRDALMAPIEGDGEAGFRYHAAESERFELPGLWLSSEELYALLAAQQLLVRTGGGVLSGALAPLQKRIEGLLADHAGVSQWPVERVRVIPHRGRKLDEASFRTVASAVLERRQLQFEYRARSTDERTRRTVSPQRITHYRDNWYLDAWDHERNALRSFAVDRIGNARLGEEPARDLPNEELNQHLASSYGIFSGEPKGWATIVFSAKAARWVADEQWHSKQQGRHLPDGRYELKIPYSVSRELLMDILHYGADAEIVEPAVLREQAKALLELALSNYEKK from the coding sequence ATGGACAAGATCGAACGCATCACCGCGCTGCACCGCATCCTGAAGGCGGCCCGCTATCCGGTCACGGTGAAGCGGCTGCAGGAGGAACTGGGCTGTTCGCGGGCCACGGTCTACCGCGACCTGGCCTATCTGCGCGACGCGCTGATGGCGCCCATCGAGGGCGATGGCGAGGCCGGCTTCCGCTACCACGCCGCGGAAAGCGAGCGTTTCGAACTGCCCGGCCTGTGGTTGAGTTCGGAAGAGCTCTACGCGCTGCTGGCCGCGCAGCAGCTGCTGGTGCGCACGGGCGGCGGAGTGCTGTCCGGCGCGCTGGCGCCGCTGCAGAAGCGTATCGAGGGCCTGCTGGCGGACCATGCCGGCGTGTCGCAGTGGCCGGTCGAGCGGGTGCGCGTCATCCCGCACCGCGGCCGCAAGCTCGACGAAGCCAGCTTCCGCACGGTCGCGTCGGCCGTGCTGGAACGCAGGCAGTTGCAGTTCGAATACCGCGCGCGCTCCACCGACGAGCGCACGCGCCGCACGGTATCGCCGCAGCGCATCACCCACTATCGCGACAACTGGTACCTGGACGCGTGGGACCACGAGCGCAATGCCCTGCGCAGCTTCGCCGTGGACCGCATCGGAAACGCACGGCTGGGCGAGGAGCCTGCGCGCGACCTGCCCAACGAGGAGCTCAACCAGCACCTGGCGTCGAGTTACGGCATCTTCTCCGGCGAGCCCAAGGGCTGGGCGACGATCGTCTTCAGCGCCAAGGCCGCGCGCTGGGTCGCCGACGAACAGTGGCATTCCAAACAGCAGGGCCGCCACCTGCCCGATGGCCGCTACGAGCTGAAGATCCCCTACAGCGTCTCCCGCGAGCTGCTGATGGACATCCTGCACTACGGCGCCGACGCGGAGATCGTCGAGCCGGCGGTGCTGCGCGAACAGGCGAAGGCGCTGCTGGAACTGGCGCTGTCGAACTACGAGAAGAAGTAG
- a CDS encoding DUF481 domain-containing protein: MPRLITASLLASALLAAGLGPAQATEVLLPRNDKEEAPHTGKGFGKEGSTALPVVAMAVRPVPDPVPEPTPPAPTFTGGGELGFAAASGNSNTESFNGRLDLTYTDGGAWRHSASLFGLHSRSEYLRTQEDGSQVRDTRTTANRYTVTANSAYLMDDRGTLNTSLRHEEDDFGTYSRQQSLSLSYGNRVIENERAHLDLQVGPGYRRAYDTLDGRTEASLIGRGLIDLRYALSENTEIVNKLLVESGEYNTFAQNDLGVSVTMNSHLALKAGWQARHNSDVAPDIKKTDTLTTMNVVYRFK; encoded by the coding sequence ATGCCCCGCCTGATCACCGCTTCCCTGCTCGCGTCCGCCTTGCTGGCGGCAGGCTTGGGCCCCGCCCAGGCAACCGAAGTGCTGCTGCCCCGCAACGACAAGGAGGAGGCGCCGCACACAGGCAAGGGTTTCGGCAAGGAAGGCAGTACCGCCTTGCCGGTGGTGGCCATGGCCGTGCGCCCGGTGCCTGACCCCGTTCCCGAGCCCACGCCGCCCGCCCCCACGTTCACCGGCGGCGGCGAGCTGGGCTTCGCCGCGGCCAGCGGCAACAGCAATACCGAAAGTTTCAACGGACGCCTGGACCTGACCTATACCGACGGCGGCGCCTGGCGGCACAGCGCCAGCCTGTTCGGCCTGCATTCGCGCTCGGAGTACCTGCGGACCCAGGAGGACGGCAGCCAGGTGCGCGATACGCGCACCACCGCCAACCGCTACACCGTCACGGCCAACAGCGCCTACCTGATGGACGACCGCGGCACGCTGAACACCTCCCTGCGCCACGAGGAGGACGATTTCGGCACCTACAGCCGCCAGCAGTCGCTCAGCCTGAGCTACGGCAACCGGGTGATCGAGAACGAGCGCGCGCACCTGGACCTGCAGGTGGGGCCCGGCTATCGCCGCGCCTACGACACCCTCGACGGCCGCACCGAAGCCAGCCTGATCGGCCGCGGGCTGATCGACCTGCGCTATGCGTTGAGCGAGAACACCGAGATCGTCAACAAGCTGCTGGTGGAATCGGGCGAATACAACACGTTCGCGCAGAACGACCTGGGCGTGTCGGTGACCATGAACTCGCACCTGGCCCTGAAAGCCGGCTGGCAGGCGCGCCACAACAGCGACGTGGCGCCCGACATCAAGAAGACCGATACGCTGACCACCATGAACGTGGTCTATCGCTTCAAGTAG